A section of the Candidatus Neomarinimicrobiota bacterium genome encodes:
- a CDS encoding nucleoside deaminase: MNSASQKKWMKLALVEANRAFDMEEVPVGALVVKGNHLIGKGHNQCEMLSDPTAHAEIIAITAACASLGNWRLEGCKLYVTKEPCAMCAGAIINSRLDQVIFGCYDEREGCCGSLYQLCSDPRFAHKAAVKGGVLEKECGSLLTTFFNSRRQS, translated from the coding sequence ATGAATTCTGCTTCACAGAAAAAGTGGATGAAGCTCGCCTTGGTTGAGGCGAACAGGGCGTTTGATATGGAGGAAGTCCCAGTTGGGGCTTTAGTGGTAAAGGGGAATCATCTTATAGGCAAAGGGCACAACCAGTGTGAAATGCTCAGTGACCCCACAGCTCATGCGGAAATCATTGCTATCACCGCTGCTTGTGCTTCCCTGGGTAATTGGCGACTAGAGGGGTGCAAGCTTTATGTTACGAAAGAGCCGTGCGCCATGTGTGCCGGTGCAATTATTAATTCACGGCTGGATCAGGTCATTTTTGGCTGTTACGATGAAAGAGAGGGGTGCTGCGGGTCTCTTTATCAGCTTTGTAGCGATCCCAGGTTTGCCCACAAGGCAGCGGTGAAGGGGGGCGTGTTGGAGAAAGAGTGCGGGTCCCTTCTTACCACCTTTTTCAATTCCCGTCGTCAATCCTAA